The Nitrospirota bacterium genome includes a region encoding these proteins:
- a CDS encoding D-alanine--D-alanine ligase — protein sequence MTAELRVGVLMGGRSAEREVSLRSGEAVLGALRRRSIDAVGIDVDASVVERLGRERVTLAFIALHGRYGEDGTVQGLLEILGIPYTGSGVLASALGMDKVISRTLFAAAGLPVPRYVLLTEPAPPPLPFAFPVVVKPNGEGSSVGVSLVASAADLPTALGEAFRYDRRVLIEAYIAGKEVQVGILGDRALGAIEIRSKTAFYDYTAKYTPGMSEHIFPATLPPDVMRRTLDVGLGAFRALRGAGYGRVDCLVDQAGTPYVLEVNTLPGLTETSLLPDIARGVGLSFDDLVVAIVREAQGSGA from the coding sequence ATGACGGCCGAACTGCGCGTGGGAGTTTTGATGGGCGGCCGCTCCGCGGAGCGCGAGGTGTCGCTCCGCTCGGGGGAGGCGGTGTTGGGGGCGCTCAGACGCCGGAGCATCGACGCAGTGGGCATCGACGTGGACGCGTCCGTGGTGGAACGGCTGGGTCGCGAGCGCGTCACGCTGGCGTTCATCGCGCTGCACGGCCGCTACGGTGAAGACGGCACGGTTCAGGGCTTGCTGGAAATCCTCGGGATTCCCTACACCGGCTCAGGGGTGCTCGCGAGCGCCCTGGGGATGGACAAGGTCATCTCGCGGACGCTGTTCGCGGCCGCGGGCCTGCCGGTGCCGCGCTACGTGCTCCTCACGGAGCCCGCGCCCCCTCCATTGCCCTTCGCGTTTCCGGTGGTCGTCAAACCCAACGGGGAAGGCTCGAGCGTGGGGGTCAGTCTCGTTGCGAGCGCCGCGGACCTTCCCACGGCGCTGGGCGAGGCGTTTCGGTACGACCGGCGGGTGCTCATCGAGGCGTACATCGCGGGAAAAGAAGTGCAAGTCGGCATTCTGGGCGACCGCGCGCTGGGCGCGATCGAGATCCGCTCCAAGACCGCGTTCTACGACTACACCGCCAAATACACGCCGGGGATGTCCGAGCACATCTTTCCGGCCACGCTGCCGCCCGACGTCATGCGGCGCACCCTGGACGTGGGGTTGGGCGCGTTTCGGGCGCTGCGGGGCGCGGGATACGGCCGGGTGGATTGCCTGGTCGACCAAGCGGGCACGCCATACGTGCTCGAGGTCAATACCCTCCCGGGACTGACCGAGACGAGCCTTCTGCCCGACATCGCGCGGGGCGTCGGACTCTCGTTCGACGACCTGGTGGTGGCGATCGTGCGCGAGGCGCAGGGGTCGGGGGCATGA
- the ftsZ gene encoding cell division protein FtsZ produces the protein MFLFDEETQGTMPARIIVMGVGGGGCNAIATMIASGLSQVEFVVANTDLQVLRSSPASTKIQLGARLTKGLGAGANPQVGRDAALEDADRIREVLAGADMVFITAGLGGGTGTGAAPVIAGIAKETGALTVAVVTKPFTFEGARRMRQADEGVRELRTACDTMLVIPNQRLLSVVEKGTPLTRAFAVADDILRQAVQGIAEVITVPGLVNVDFADVRAIMTHMGRAVMGMGRARGEQRAVEAAQRAIASPLLEDGSIQGARGVLINITGGPDLSLHEVTEASSIIQEAADPDANIIFGSVVNDQLADDVLVTVIATGFDLPTEAPVRSLNDAPARQVGPVAVPVASPSTRSLFMEVASPTKKTANVKSRDGLTEEEWDVPTFLRKQLD, from the coding sequence ATGTTCCTATTTGACGAAGAAACGCAGGGCACGATGCCCGCCCGCATCATCGTGATGGGCGTCGGGGGCGGGGGCTGTAACGCCATCGCAACGATGATCGCGAGCGGCTTGAGCCAGGTGGAGTTTGTCGTCGCGAACACCGACCTGCAGGTGTTGCGCTCGTCGCCGGCGAGCACCAAGATCCAGCTGGGGGCGCGTCTCACCAAAGGGCTGGGGGCGGGTGCCAATCCGCAAGTCGGGCGGGATGCCGCGCTGGAAGACGCGGATCGGATCCGCGAAGTCTTGGCCGGGGCCGACATGGTCTTCATCACCGCGGGATTGGGCGGCGGCACCGGCACCGGGGCCGCGCCGGTCATCGCGGGAATCGCCAAAGAAACCGGCGCGCTGACGGTGGCGGTGGTCACCAAGCCGTTTACGTTCGAAGGCGCGCGGCGCATGCGCCAGGCGGACGAGGGCGTGCGCGAGCTGCGGACCGCGTGCGATACGATGCTAGTGATCCCCAATCAGCGTCTGCTCAGCGTGGTGGAAAAGGGCACGCCCTTGACACGTGCGTTTGCGGTCGCCGATGATATCCTGCGCCAGGCGGTGCAGGGGATCGCTGAGGTCATTACGGTCCCGGGCCTGGTGAACGTCGACTTTGCGGATGTCAGGGCGATCATGACGCACATGGGACGCGCAGTGATGGGCATGGGACGGGCGCGCGGCGAACAGCGCGCGGTCGAGGCCGCACAGCGCGCGATCGCCAGCCCGTTGCTCGAAGACGGGTCAATCCAAGGCGCGCGGGGCGTGCTCATCAACATCACGGGCGGTCCCGACCTCTCGTTGCACGAGGTGACCGAAGCCTCGTCGATCATCCAGGAGGCCGCCGACCCCGACGCCAACATCATTTTCGGCTCGGTAGTCAACGACCAACTTGCGGACGACGTGCTGGTCACCGTGATTGCGACCGGATTCGACCTGCCGACGGAGGCGCCCGTTCGGTCGCTGAACGACGCCCCCGCGCGGCAGGTGGGGCCCGTGGCGGTTCCGGTGGCGTCGCCTTCCACGCGTAGCCTGTTTATGGAAGTCGCTTCGCCGACGAAAAAGACCGCGAACGTGAAGTCCCGAGATGGACTGACGGAGGAGGAGTGGGACGTGCCCACCTTCCTTCGCAAACAATTGGACTAG
- the ftsA gene encoding cell division protein FtsA: protein MAKRDQIVVGLDVGTTKICAIVGEVSEGAIPGERPHVKIIGIGTHPSRGLRKGVVVNVESTIESIKKAVEEAELMAGVEINSVYTGIAGSHIKGFNSRGVIAIKNREVAAADVKRVVEAAKAVAIPMDREILHVLPRGFSVDDQEGIKDPIGMFGTRLEVEVHIITGAVTSAQNIVRSINRAGLEVIDLILQPLASSEAVLTPEERELGVAMVDIGGGTTDLATIVDHGVWHTAVLGIGGNHLTNDIAVGLRTPAYEAEKIKIRYGCAATSMVRDHETIEVPSMGGRPPRVLSRQLLSEIIEPRAEEMFSLVAQELRRMGYEDRVAAGVVITGGTSILDGMPELAERVMNLPVRRGAPLDVGGLVDIINSPMYATGVGLILYGAKHREPTRAPRNGHGAWHRVVRKMRDWAQEFF, encoded by the coding sequence GTGGCGAAGAGAGATCAGATCGTCGTGGGGTTGGACGTGGGGACCACGAAAATCTGCGCCATCGTGGGCGAGGTATCGGAGGGGGCGATACCCGGGGAGCGCCCCCACGTGAAAATCATCGGCATCGGCACCCACCCGTCGCGGGGGTTGCGCAAGGGGGTGGTGGTCAACGTCGAGAGCACGATCGAGTCGATCAAAAAAGCCGTGGAAGAGGCCGAGCTGATGGCCGGGGTGGAGATCAACTCCGTCTACACCGGGATCGCCGGCTCGCACATCAAAGGCTTCAACAGCCGCGGGGTGATCGCGATCAAGAACCGCGAGGTCGCGGCGGCGGACGTCAAGCGGGTGGTGGAGGCGGCCAAGGCGGTGGCGATTCCCATGGACCGCGAAATTCTCCACGTGCTGCCGCGCGGATTCTCGGTGGACGACCAGGAAGGGATCAAAGACCCGATCGGGATGTTCGGGACCCGCCTTGAGGTTGAGGTCCACATTATCACCGGGGCGGTGACGTCCGCGCAAAACATCGTCCGCTCGATCAACCGCGCGGGCCTGGAGGTGATCGATCTAATCCTGCAGCCGCTCGCGTCCAGCGAGGCCGTGCTGACGCCCGAAGAACGCGAGTTGGGCGTGGCGATGGTCGACATCGGCGGCGGCACCACCGACTTGGCCACGATCGTGGACCATGGCGTCTGGCACACGGCGGTGTTGGGGATCGGCGGGAATCACCTCACCAACGACATTGCGGTGGGCTTGCGCACCCCCGCCTACGAAGCCGAAAAGATCAAAATCCGTTACGGATGCGCAGCCACCTCGATGGTGCGCGACCACGAGACCATCGAAGTGCCGAGCATGGGTGGACGGCCGCCGCGGGTGTTGTCGCGACAACTCTTGTCCGAAATTATCGAACCGCGCGCGGAGGAGATGTTTTCGCTGGTCGCTCAGGAGTTGCGCCGGATGGGGTACGAGGACCGCGTGGCGGCCGGGGTCGTGATCACCGGCGGGACGTCCATCCTTGATGGAATGCCCGAATTGGCCGAGCGCGTGATGAATCTGCCCGTGCGCCGCGGCGCGCCGCTGGACGTGGGGGGGCTGGTCGACATCATCAACAGCCCGATGTACGCGACCGGTGTGGGGTTGATCCTGTATGGGGCCAAGCACCGCGAGCCAACCCGCGCGCCCCGTAACGGCCACGGGGCATGGCATCGGGTGGTCCGTAAGATGAGGGATTGGGCCCAGGAGTTCTTTTAG
- a CDS encoding YggS family pyridoxal phosphate-dependent enzyme — protein sequence MTLTATTIADRMADVYERIARAAERAGRNPLSVRLIGVTKGVGLPAIREAFESGLRDVGENRVQEALEKMASADAWSGSDSARLAWHLVGRLQSNKVRAAVGRFDVIHSVDSLRLGQAIDDAAARAGLVQRVLIQVNVGREPQKGGVAPEEVEPLWNTLSSCRHVRLDGLMAIPPAASDPEQMRQYFQELRRLGCVVGAAEYSMGMSGDFEIAVEEGATMVRVGTAIFGLRVVA from the coding sequence CTGACGCTGACTGCGACGACGATCGCCGATCGCATGGCCGATGTCTACGAGCGGATCGCGCGCGCGGCCGAACGCGCGGGGCGGAATCCGTTGTCGGTCCGTCTCATCGGCGTCACCAAGGGTGTGGGGCTTCCCGCGATCCGGGAGGCGTTCGAATCCGGCTTGCGCGACGTCGGTGAAAACCGGGTGCAGGAGGCACTCGAGAAGATGGCTTCAGCTGACGCGTGGAGCGGGTCCGACTCCGCTCGTCTGGCTTGGCACCTGGTCGGGCGATTGCAGAGCAACAAAGTTCGCGCCGCGGTGGGACGTTTTGACGTGATTCATTCGGTCGACAGTCTGCGACTGGGCCAGGCGATCGACGACGCGGCGGCCCGCGCAGGGCTCGTCCAGCGCGTTCTGATTCAGGTCAACGTGGGCCGCGAGCCGCAAAAAGGCGGGGTGGCCCCGGAGGAGGTGGAGCCGCTCTGGAACACCCTCAGTTCGTGCCGCCACGTGCGGCTGGACGGGTTGATGGCTATTCCCCCGGCGGCTTCGGACCCCGAACAGATGCGCCAGTACTTTCAGGAACTGCGCCGCCTGGGCTGCGTGGTCGGGGCTGCCGAGTATTCCATGGGCATGAGCGGTGATTTCGAAATCGCGGTCGAAGAAGGGGCCACGATGGTCAGAGTCGGTACCGCGATTTTTGGACTGCGGGTGGTAGCGTGA
- the pgeF gene encoding peptidoglycan editing factor PgeF — translation MSVSAYRVDVGVEGEWIVLSGFSAPHRFGTRRFPAASTRSIEGTPVLSARQVHKDAIVAVPSDERDAAQWQTETAGADADGLTTDRTDCWLGVTTADCVPLLLHDPGARAVAAVHAGWRGALLGVAHAAVRTMVDRFGASASRLEAALGPHIGPCCFEVGRAVLEPLSRLPEGDRWVSRRSGEKGHFDLGGFVRWQLAETGIAPERVVALGLCTRCQPALFSSYRREGKRPQGMLSAVHVAAGA, via the coding sequence GTGTCCGTCTCGGCGTACCGCGTTGACGTCGGCGTGGAAGGGGAATGGATTGTCCTGAGCGGATTTTCCGCGCCGCATCGGTTCGGGACCCGGCGGTTCCCCGCCGCATCGACGCGGTCGATCGAAGGCACGCCGGTCCTGAGCGCGCGACAAGTGCACAAAGACGCCATCGTGGCGGTCCCGTCCGACGAGCGTGACGCCGCGCAGTGGCAGACCGAAACCGCCGGGGCGGACGCCGACGGTCTGACGACCGATCGGACGGACTGCTGGCTGGGGGTAACCACCGCGGATTGCGTGCCGCTGCTGTTGCACGATCCCGGGGCGAGGGCCGTCGCCGCGGTCCACGCCGGCTGGCGGGGCGCGCTGTTGGGCGTCGCGCACGCCGCGGTGCGGACTATGGTGGATCGTTTCGGCGCCAGCGCGTCGCGTCTGGAAGCTGCGCTGGGTCCGCATATCGGGCCCTGCTGTTTTGAAGTCGGCCGCGCGGTCTTGGAGCCGTTGTCGCGTTTGCCCGAAGGGGACCGGTGGGTGTCTCGCCGCTCCGGAGAGAAGGGACACTTCGACCTCGGCGGGTTCGTCCGCTGGCAACTGGCCGAGACCGGGATTGCGCCGGAACGCGTCGTAGCCCTTGGCCTTTGCACGCGGTGCCAGCCGGCGTTGTTCTCATCCTACCGTAGGGAGGGGAAGCGGCCGCAAGGCATGTTGAGCGCCGTGCACGTCGCGGCCGGGGCCTGA
- a CDS encoding FtsQ-type POTRA domain-containing protein, whose protein sequence is MKRPKRLARRLIGRFALAGLAGGVLWWTARSLCGAGDTAGLCGWDTIERVEVRGTVRLNADQVRAWAAVPLGAHLWTTKGEQLVARLEGRPWVKAVTITKRFPDTLVIEVAECVPAAVAATDRGRVLVDADGWAIGPASLAHGFPVIVGASTSRPERLRLAARILAGFRAADVSLAPIDSLVIDVANPDDPVVRLPDGIHVRIGRGGFVEKWRRVQAIADNATERIPSPRLVDLRFPDRAVVTGWDRAL, encoded by the coding sequence ATGAAGCGACCAAAACGCCTGGCGCGTCGCCTGATCGGGCGGTTCGCGCTGGCCGGGCTCGCCGGTGGCGTGCTGTGGTGGACGGCTCGCAGTCTCTGTGGGGCTGGCGACACGGCCGGGTTGTGCGGCTGGGACACAATCGAGCGGGTGGAGGTCCGGGGCACGGTTCGACTGAATGCCGATCAGGTCCGGGCGTGGGCGGCCGTGCCCCTCGGGGCGCACCTGTGGACGACCAAGGGCGAACAGCTCGTCGCGCGGCTCGAAGGCCGCCCATGGGTCAAGGCCGTGACCATCACGAAGCGATTCCCCGATACGCTCGTCATCGAGGTGGCCGAGTGCGTACCCGCTGCAGTGGCCGCGACCGATCGAGGCCGCGTCTTGGTGGACGCCGACGGGTGGGCGATCGGCCCCGCCTCACTTGCCCACGGCTTTCCGGTGATCGTCGGGGCGTCGACGTCGCGGCCCGAGCGGCTCCGGCTGGCGGCGCGAATTCTGGCCGGATTCCGTGCGGCGGACGTCTCGTTGGCCCCGATCGACTCGTTGGTCATCGACGTGGCAAACCCCGACGACCCCGTGGTCAGGCTGCCGGACGGAATACACGTGCGGATCGGGCGCGGTGGCTTCGTCGAAAAGTGGCGCCGGGTCCAAGCGATCGCCGACAACGCAACGGAGCGAATCCCGAGTCCGCGGCTGGTGGACCTGCGGTTTCCCGACCGCGCGGTGGTCACCGGGTGGGATCGGGCGCTGTAG
- a CDS encoding YggT family protein, which yields MFVAANFLSALAGVLDMVLTFYMWVVIIAALLSWVNPDPYNPIVQFLRKVTEPVFHPIRRVMGGYGLGIDLSPLVVIVIIYFLRWSVVASLQQAAMKMH from the coding sequence ATGTTCGTAGCAGCGAATTTTCTGTCGGCGCTGGCCGGGGTGTTGGATATGGTCTTAACCTTTTACATGTGGGTAGTCATCATCGCTGCCCTGTTGTCGTGGGTCAACCCGGACCCGTACAACCCCATCGTGCAGTTCCTCCGTAAAGTGACGGAGCCGGTGTTCCACCCAATCCGCCGAGTCATGGGAGGCTACGGATTGGGCATCGATCTCTCACCGCTCGTGGTCATTGTTATTATCTATTTCCTACGGTGGTCCGTGGTCGCGAGCTTACAGCAGGCGGCGATGAAGATGCACTGA